The sequence GGGCCTTGATTTTAACTTTAAGCCTGCCGCGCCACTCATCAATCCCTCCAATCTCGTTCTTCTTAGCCTTTGGTTGGACATAGACCAAGAGAAGCGTCCCCTCTTTGGTTTCCTTTAGGAATTTCGCGCTCATGTTAAACCCTCCAGTCAACTAATAACTGGAACTCCAACAATGTATGGGGGCAAACCATTAGGATAGCGTTTCATAAATCGCGCGTAGTTCTTTTTGAATACTTCGGTATCCTTTACTTCGCGTAACCACTTCTCGACACCTTCAAGGATATCCATCACAAATATGCGGACGTCGATATTCAAAGCATCCTCTAAAATGTTACAATGAAAAATATTTGATGTACCAGTTGGTTCAACAAAAATAACTCTAGAATAATTGCTTTTGGGATGTTGAGAGGTGCCCTGATGTACAAATGAACATCTAAAATAATAGCAATCCTCCCCGGTTAGGCATCCTTTGTACTTCTCTCCCACATACTTGTTAAACCACTCAATATATCGCTGTTTTGTAGCTTTCCCATCTTCTGAGCTGAGTGCACCACAGATATCTGGGAGCGTCAATGCAGCCAACAACGCAAGATAATACAAATTGTTGTCCAAAGCTTTCTTGATTTGGGATATTAATTCTTCCATCTCAGTCCCTCCAGTCCGTATTCCCAAACTGTTTTCGGTGGGAAGTCATTGCGCTTAAGCTTTTCGAGTATTTCCCCTGCAACCCGATATGCGAAGTCAAAGGTTTCTTTGTCAATCAGCCCGTAGGTGAGGGCCATCTCAAGCTCGTCTTCATCGAGGAGAAAAGCCCTGCCGTCGGGGAATATGAAAACGTCTAGGAAGAGGTCGAGCATCTCTATCGTGTTCCCCTCGCGCTTCGTGTATGCTAAAACGTCCACGTAAAGCCCCTTGAAGTTGCCCTCCTCGTCGTAGACTTTCAAAACATCATAGTTCTCTCCAGCAAAGGCGAAGTAAACCATGGTGTAGCCGTTCTTGATAACTTCAACACCGTCTACCCTTAGAGGGACGAGCATTCCTTCAAAGCGAGATTTAGCTACAACTACCTCTCCCATGTCAGCTATAAGCTCGTCTTCCCTCTCAAGGACTCTATTTGGAATGCGCCTGTAAATAAGGTGAATTTTCCTAGACATTTCCCATCCATATCGATATAGCGGGGTTAGTTTAAAAGTTATTGCATCTGTTAATTTGTTTTGGGCACCCAAAGAGAAGTAATTCAAAGGGAAGGAATTTCTAAGCTTCAAATATCAATTCCTTAAGTTTTCTAGGAAGCTCTTCTATCTTTACTCTTATTTGCTCTCTCGTGTCTCTATCTCTTATAGTCACAGTATTGTCCTTGGGCGTCTGGTTGTCCACCGTTACGCAGTAGGGAGTTCCTATCTCATCATACCTTGCGTATCTCCTTCCGATGGTGTCCTTCTCGTCGTAAACTACTATGAAGCCCTCTTTCTGCAGGGTTCTGAAGATATCGTAGGCTATGCTTGTGAGCGGCTCTTTGGCAACCAGAGGCAAGACGGCAACCTCTATTGGAGCCATGTCCTTCTTTATCTTGAGGTATACCCTTCCATCTTCGTCTGTTGTCAGTGAATTTTCAAGAAGCAGGTAGAACGGCCTGTCTATTCCAAAGCTCGGCTCCAAGACGTGAGGCACTATCTTTTCACCGGTCACCTTTTCTTCGACCTCTTTGATTATGAAGTCCTCCTTTTCAAGCTCGTAGCCATCAATAAGGACCTTTCCGATCTGCTCCAGCCCCTCAACTATCTTCTTGAGCTCCTCTTGGCTCATCTCTTGGAGCTTCTGGTTAATTTTCTTTGCGTCCCCTTTGAGCTTGGGGCCGACTCTCTTCATATTGAGGGAAACTTTGAGCTTCTTAACTATCTTGGGCTCTTTGTAGTGGATCATAACAGTCAGATCTGCCCCGCTTTCCCTTATGTGTCTGCTAAGGTCATAGTTTCCTCTGTAAGCTATACCAACGCACTCTACCCACCCAAACCTCTCGCTGTGGATTTCCACGTCCCACGTATCCTTTGAGTAGTGGGCTCTCTCTTCTGGTAGCTGCTGCCTGAACCTGATTTTATCCTCTGGGATGCCGATATCGAGCAGGATTCTCTTTACCATAGCCATGTAGTATGCGAAAAAGGTGTTCATTATGTATCCTTTCTTCACAGCCTCTTCGAGAGTAATCTCGATCATACCAAGGTCTTTGAGCTGGTGCTCTATTGGGTAAAGCCTTACAACCTCGTCCTTGACCTCGTCAAAGTGCGGGTGCTCGGTCTCGTTGGGGTTGAAGAAAATCTCAGCCTCTGCTTGGGTAAATTCCCTCAACCTAAGCATTCCCTGCCTTGGTGAAATTTCGTTTCTGTATGCTTTCCCTATCTGGAAGACTCCAAATGGGAGCTGGTTTCTGGCGAAGTTGTTTAAGCGTTTGAAGTTTACAAATATTCCCTGAGCAGTTTCTGGTCTTAGGTAGCCCTTCTTGTCTTTATAGGGGCCGATATATGTCTCAAACATTAGGTTGAAGTACCACACATCGCTGAGCTCTCCGCCACACTCTGGGCATTTTATACCATGCTCTCTTATGAGTTGAGTTAAATGCTCCGCACTGAGCCCCTCGGTGTCGATCCCAAGTGCCTCTTCAATAAGATGGTCAGCTCTAAACCTTGAACCGCATTTTTTACACTCAGTTAAGGGGTCAACAAACTTTTCCACGTGGCCTGAGGCGATGAAAACTTCCTCAGGCGTAATATCCGGAGTCTCAATTTCAAAGAAGCCTTCTCTTATAAACGCTTCTCTGATTTTCTTCTCAATTTTCCTCTTTATTGTAGCCCCCAAAGGACCGTAATCGTAAAAACCTCTCGCTCCACCATAGATTTCAAAACTACCCCACGCAAAGCCTCTCCTTCTCATTAGGTCTTGAAGAACTTCGTACTTATCCATGAACACCACCTTAGTGCATGAAGACGGAAGCACCTAAAAAAGTTTTGCTTCTGGAAGGTTGAGTGTAATTTAAATATTGTGGTGGACCGGGCGGGATTTGAACCCGCGGCCTACGGCTTGCGAAGCCGTCGCTCTCCCAGGCTGAGCTACCGGCCCGCCTCGAAGAGGGAATCACAACCAACTCAGAGACAGATAGTTAAATCCATATGAATTTTCTCGTTTCTGGCGTTTTTCTTGATAATTGCTCCGTTTTCTGGCGAGTTCCCCCTGTGCGTATCTGCGAGGCCATATACGTATCATTTAAGTCGGCTTAAAAACTTTACTCTTGAGCATCCCACTAAGAAAAAGTAAAGAAATTAAGCAATGTTCGATTTGGAAATTACACTTGACATAATTACTAATTTAAAGAACATAAATAACATGGAACTCTTTTTCTGGTTTAACGCAAATCCATTAGTGCTTTACTGAATTAAGTAGTTATGAGTCTTTGATTTCTAATCTTCCTTAGGTACTGCAATTCCGCTTAAGGCTTTTTTAATCTTTTCTAATTTTTCCCTCTCTTCGTTTATTATCTCGTTTAATTTCAGTATTGCATTCTTGATATCTTCGTGTATATTCGGATTGTCCTCAAACCTTAATGCTATGTAATCTGTGAAAATATCTACTCCTTTAAATGATCTTATTGTGTTTTTTAATTGTTCCCTAATTTCGGATTCATGTATTATCATTTTGTGTTGATCACTTTCGAGAATAAGTTTTGTAGACTCAAGTTTTAACCCCCACTCTTTTCTTGGATATAACTTTACTCGAAATTCTCCACCTATTCTTTCGACCGTATACCCCCAGAAAATTTCTTCTTCCTTCACTTCTTCCACCTCCTTTTCGGAGAATTCTTTCACTATCTTTCGCATAAGATCCTCATCTCTTTTATATTCCCCTAGAATGAGATCCGCTCCAGGATGGTGCTTCAAATTGCTTATAATTTGTTCTCTAATCTCCGTTGGAAGTTGAGCTAAAATTCCTCTAATTATTTTCACATTGTAATATACCTTGTCGTAGTTTACTCTATTCTCAGTATATTCTTTCCACCACAGAACTTCTTTTTCGCCAACTAATGAGGAAACTATATTTGCTAGATGTTTAAAGAGATCAAAATACCTTCGATGCTTTGGATGAGTACTAGGCAAGTTGCACAGGGTATTGTCACACCTATCAACAATTTTGGCCAAGAGCACTTTCACTTCTTTATCCATCATTATCTCCTTCCCCTTGCCTCTCGTTCAATATTCTTTGGCATTAATTCCTAAAAATTTTTCCAATTAGCAAAAATTATCATAAGGAGTATTTGTAAACTCAAATATTGAGGGTTTTGGTGTAATTATTGTTTCCAAAATTTGTGGGGGATGCTTCTATGTGAACTTTCTTCCATCCTAAAAGGGTGATTTACCTCTTTTATCCCCATAACTCGAAGAATTTCTCTGCAACTATCTTAACGTACTCACATTTTCCCATTAACTACGTAAACTATTTCCGAAAATATTTTTAAAGATCGCAACTATGTTCAATTTGGTGTGGAACAATGCGAAACATAGATCTTCTGATTGATATTTTAGATACCTATTTTTACAAAGATCAACTTCAACAACTTCTAGAACAAGCAGGACTCAAAAAATCAGGAACCAAAATAGAGCTTATCGAAAGGTTACTTACAGAATCAAACTACGATCTTGCATATATTTTCTCTAGGCTAACAAAGGACGAGCTACTTGAAATTCTTGAACTCTACTTCGATGAGACACTTCCCAAGTCAACCGTCAAGCAAGAAGTCATAGATAGACTTGTAGAATACTTTGAAGGTACTCAGAAGAAAGACAAACACATTCAAAAGGAACAACGAAAAATGAGTAAAAAGGATGAAATTGCTTTCTCAAAAGTATACGAAATTTTAAATGAGTTTGGACGTGTCATGTATAAAGCAGACAATGAGGCAGATTTGGAGAAACAACTTGTTCTTTATCTCCGTAGTAAGCTCCCAAGTAGTCTTGTAACTCCGCAAAAGGCAGGAGCAAAGCGCGGGGGTGTCTATGTTCCTGACATTGTTATAGGGAATAACTTGGCAATAGAAATCAAATATTTCACACAAAAACGAAGCGACGATTGGCATAGCGCTATTGGTCAGGTAGTTCGATATAAGGTTGATGGAGAATATGAAAGGATTATCCTGTTCATTCTAGATAAAGCAGATAATGTACCAGAGAACTATAAAGAGTATGAAAAACTACTGCCTTGGTTAACTATTGTAGTTAAAAAATGAGAAGCAATAATTGAACTTTCGTAATTTTGACTTTTTATTTTCTTGAAGGCATCAAAACGAAGCGTTAAAGAAATAAAATTATAGTCTTTGCATATCAAAAATATAAGGCAAAAAGAAGGGAATTTTCACTTCAATATGATTCTTGCGTCGGCGATGGCTGCGCCTTCGCCCTCTGGATAGACAAAGACTGGGTTTAAGTCCATTTCCTTGATGTAGTCTTTAAGATCGTCAACGAGGTTTGAAACCTTCAGCATCATGTCTACAATTGCCTTCATGTCCGCTGGGGGTTCTCCCCTTGCTCCAGCGAGGATTGGATAGCCTTTAATGCTCTTTATCATTTCCCAAGCGTCCTTCTCTTCAATTGGTATTATCCTGAAGGTTACGTCCTTGAGGATTTCCACAAAGATACCGCCGAGGCCGAACATTATTGCGTGTCCGAATTGTGGGTCTTCGGTGACGCCAATGATTACTTCTCTTCCGGGCTTGAGCATTGGGGCTATTAGCACACCAAGAATCTCTGCATCGGGCCTGTATCTTCTTGCGTTCTCGTGGATTTCTTCCCATTTTTGCTTGAGTTCTTCGTCGTTTTTTATGTTGAGCATGACGACTTTTGCATCGCTCTTGTGGAGTATTTGTGGCGACATGAGCTTCATGACGATGGGGTAGCCGATTTCGTTTGCGTATTTTATGGCTTCATCAAGGGTTTTTGCGAGTTTTTCTTCTGGGACTGGTAAGCCGTAAGCTTTTAGGACTTGTTTTGCCTCGTATTCAACTAAAGCCTTCCTACCTTGAGCCAAAACATTTTCAATAACTTTCAAAGCCTCCCCCCTCATAAAATACCCCTCCAATCAATCCAGCGTGGTCGTGATATATCTCCATTCATTTGCATCCCTCTGTTTACTTCAAAATCCAATAAACCAAGAGAGACGACAACAGTATCAATACGGGGGCTTGTGAATCAAAGCTGGCAATAGTACATGCGGCGGCAATTATAATTGCAATGATCGTACTTACTATAACAGGCTTGGGTGTTCGTTTACGTGATGAATAGAGACCTACTATTATCCCTAGGGCTATGGGGATCCTAAAATTGTTTGCGAAAACTATTCCGTTCAGTATATCGTTTATTGTTAATGCAAGAAGGGTGGATATAATAGCTACAGCGATAACTGATTTTCTAGCTTTAGCCAGCAAGAGCTTCTCGTCTGATGTGGAATCCACGTCATAAAAGACTTTTGTGAACAAAGTAGATGTCCCAATCAAAACTGGGGCTGCGGTAGATAAAATTGCTGCCCATAATCCGGCTATAAGAAGGCCCCCAATTACCGGATGAAGTGTAGAGACTATCAGTTGAGGTAACGCTTCAAGCGACGGCATGTTTGGCGCAAGGACTCTTGCTGTCATA comes from Thermococcus aggregans and encodes:
- a CDS encoding DUF402 domain-containing protein; the protein is MSRKIHLIYRRIPNRVLEREDELIADMGEVVVAKSRFEGMLVPLRVDGVEVIKNGYTMVYFAFAGENYDVLKVYDEEGNFKGLYVDVLAYTKREGNTIEMLDLFLDVFIFPDGRAFLLDEDELEMALTYGLIDKETFDFAYRVAGEILEKLKRNDFPPKTVWEYGLEGLRWKN
- the glyS gene encoding glycine--tRNA ligase, whose protein sequence is MDKYEVLQDLMRRRGFAWGSFEIYGGARGFYDYGPLGATIKRKIEKKIREAFIREGFFEIETPDITPEEVFIASGHVEKFVDPLTECKKCGSRFRADHLIEEALGIDTEGLSAEHLTQLIREHGIKCPECGGELSDVWYFNLMFETYIGPYKDKKGYLRPETAQGIFVNFKRLNNFARNQLPFGVFQIGKAYRNEISPRQGMLRLREFTQAEAEIFFNPNETEHPHFDEVKDEVVRLYPIEHQLKDLGMIEITLEEAVKKGYIMNTFFAYYMAMVKRILLDIGIPEDKIRFRQQLPEERAHYSKDTWDVEIHSERFGWVECVGIAYRGNYDLSRHIRESGADLTVMIHYKEPKIVKKLKVSLNMKRVGPKLKGDAKKINQKLQEMSQEELKKIVEGLEQIGKVLIDGYELEKEDFIIKEVEEKVTGEKIVPHVLEPSFGIDRPFYLLLENSLTTDEDGRVYLKIKKDMAPIEVAVLPLVAKEPLTSIAYDIFRTLQKEGFIVVYDEKDTIGRRYARYDEIGTPYCVTVDNQTPKDNTVTIRDRDTREQIRVKIEELPRKLKELIFEA
- a CDS encoding SAP domain-containing protein, whose protein sequence is MRNIDLLIDILDTYFYKDQLQQLLEQAGLKKSGTKIELIERLLTESNYDLAYIFSRLTKDELLEILELYFDETLPKSTVKQEVIDRLVEYFEGTQKKDKHIQKEQRKMSKKDEIAFSKVYEILNEFGRVMYKADNEADLEKQLVLYLRSKLPSSLVTPQKAGAKRGGVYVPDIVIGNNLAIEIKYFTQKRSDDWHSAIGQVVRYKVDGEYERIILFILDKADNVPENYKEYEKLLPWLTIVVKK
- a CDS encoding acetate--CoA ligase family protein, translated to MRGEALKVIENVLAQGRKALVEYEAKQVLKAYGLPVPEEKLAKTLDEAIKYANEIGYPIVMKLMSPQILHKSDAKVVMLNIKNDEELKQKWEEIHENARRYRPDAEILGVLIAPMLKPGREVIIGVTEDPQFGHAIMFGLGGIFVEILKDVTFRIIPIEEKDAWEMIKSIKGYPILAGARGEPPADMKAIVDMMLKVSNLVDDLKDYIKEMDLNPVFVYPEGEGAAIADARIILK